A single window of Montipora capricornis isolate CH-2021 chromosome 14, ASM3666992v2, whole genome shotgun sequence DNA harbors:
- the LOC138033856 gene encoding adhesion G protein-coupled receptor E1-like has protein sequence MKPFGCTTFLKASMLILIIFPSYAVATEKKADKAISRGEPSIGVSFVNFKEDKFSYLNITILGYSHVDWMPQCSFACLETVTCFSFNLAAYPNINGKLLCELLPSDKYNNSDKFMSSESFHHFSIASPCSGWPCKNNGTCLPLYKDNSYKCVCKAGFTGRDCETDNDECWSENECHVNATCTNTIGSYNCTCKKGYGGDGKSCADLDECSAENKCHVNATCTNTLGSYNCTCKKGYGGDGRNCSDIDECSSENECSMNATCTNTIGSYNCTCKKGFSGDGRNCSEKIAKGLEKSVIIGSNQTYLVQLSEWLKPVSQSNSQWKLCWRASEHGWASSTFHSLCDGKGPTVTIIKVNQNIFGGYASVSWDHSTSYKNDPNAFLFSLANQINTPQRLTQKDPNNAHSVYNQYNYGPTFGYSHDLYVQDNAKGNAGSHTVLSSYHNPTGTSSYNTFLAGQQYFDPSEIETFYEAI, from the exons ATGAAACCCTTTGGCTGTACAACATTTCTGAAAGCTTCTATGCTTATACTAATAATTTTCCCCTCATATGCAGTTGCTACAG AGAAAAAAGCCGACAAAGCTATCAGTCGCGGTGAACCTAGCATTGGTGTAAGTTTCGTAAACTTTAAAGAAGACAAATTCTCCTACTTGAATATCACCATTCTTGGATATAGTCACGTTGACTGGATGCCCCAGTGCTCCTTTGCCTGCTTGGAAACTGtgacatgtttttcattcaacctgGCTGCATACCCGAACATCAACGGTAAACTGCTTTGTGAACTCCTCCCTTCGGACAAGTACAACAACTCGGACAAATTCATGTCCAGCGAATCCTTTCACCACTTCAGCATCGCG TCACCATGTAGTGGTTGGCCTTGTAAGAATAATGGAACGTGTCTGCCACTGTATAAAGATAACAGCTACAAGTGTGTCTGCAAAGCGGGATTCACAGGACGGGACTGCGAAACAG ACAATGACGAGTGTTGGTCTGaaaacgagtgccacgtgaatgccacatgtacgaataccataggatcttacaattgcacttgcaaaaaaggataCGGAGGAGACGGAAAAAGCTGCGCAG ACCTTGATGAGTGTTCAGCTGAAAACAAGTGCCACGTGAATGCCACCTGTACAAATACCttaggatcttacaattgcacttgcaagAAAGGATATGgaggagacggaagaaactgctcag ACATcgacgagtgttcatctgaaaacgaGTGCAGCATGAATGCCACCTGTACgaataccataggatcttacaattgcacttgcaaaaAAGGATTTTCtggagacggaagaaactgctcag AAAAGATTGCAAAGGGTTTAGAAAAGTCTGTCATTATTGGAAGCAATCAAACTTACCTGGTCCAACTGAGCGAATGGCTAAAGCCAGTATCACAAAGCAATAGTCAGTGGAAACTCTGCTGGCGTGCTTCAGAGCACGGCTGGGCTTCTTCGACTTTTCACTCTCTGTGTGATGGAAAAGGGCCCACTGTTACCATAATCAAGGTGAACCAGAATATATTCGGGGGCTATGCCAGCGTATCATGGG ATCATTCAACAAGTTACAAAAACGATCCAAATGCCTTTCTCTTCTCATTGGCAAACCAGATCAATACTCCACAGCGCCTGACCCAAAAAGACCCAAACAATGCCCATTCCGTATATAATCAATACAACTATGGCCCTACGTTTGGATATAGCCACGACCTGTACGTTCAAGACAATGCTAAAGGCAACGCTGGTTCGCACACCGTCTTATCCAGCTACCACAACCCGACCGGAACTTCCTCCTACAACACATTCCTGGCGGGTCAACAATACTTTGACCCAAGTGAGATCGAGACTTTTTATGAAGCAATATAA